Proteins found in one Streptococcus mitis genomic segment:
- a CDS encoding tagatose-6-phosphate kinase, whose translation MILTVTMNPSIDISYPLDELKIDTVNRVVDVTKTAGGKGLNVTRVLSEFGDSVLATGLVGGKLGEFLVEHIDDQVKKGFFSIQGETRNCIAILHGDNQTEVLEKGPEVLEQEGQDFLEHFKNLLESVEVVAISGSLPAGLPVDYYASLVALANQAGKPVVLDCSGAALQAVLESPHKPTVIKPNNEELSQLLGREVSEDLDELKEVLQEPLFAGIEWIIVSLGANGAFAKHGDIFYKVDIPRIQVVNPVGSGDSTVAGISSGLLHKESDAELLIKANVLGMLNAQEKMTGHVNMANYQALYDQLIVKEV comes from the coding sequence ATGATTTTAACAGTCACAATGAACCCATCCATTGATATTTCCTATCCTTTGGATGAGTTGAAGATTGATACTGTCAATCGTGTGGTGGATGTAACCAAAACGGCTGGTGGTAAGGGTCTCAATGTTACTCGCGTACTTTCAGAATTTGGAGATTCTGTTCTTGCTACTGGTTTAGTGGGTGGCAAACTTGGTGAGTTTTTGGTTGAACATATCGATGATCAAGTAAAGAAAGGTTTCTTCTCAATTCAGGGAGAAACTCGGAACTGTATTGCTATTCTCCACGGAGACAACCAAACAGAAGTTCTTGAAAAAGGTCCAGAGGTTTTGGAACAAGAAGGTCAAGACTTTTTGGAACATTTCAAAAATCTTCTGGAGTCAGTTGAAGTAGTAGCCATCTCAGGTAGTCTGCCAGCTGGTCTTCCAGTTGATTACTATGCGAGCTTGGTAGCACTTGCTAATCAAGCTGGCAAGCCTGTTGTCTTGGACTGTTCAGGTGCGGCACTTCAGGCGGTTCTTGAATCACCACATAAACCAACAGTCATCAAACCAAATAATGAGGAATTGTCTCAGCTTCTAGGTAGAGAAGTTTCTGAGGATTTGGATGAATTAAAAGAGGTCCTTCAAGAACCTTTGTTTGCAGGGATTGAATGGATTATCGTTTCACTTGGTGCTAACGGTGCCTTTGCCAAACATGGTGATATTTTCTACAAGGTAGATATTCCTAGAATTCAGGTAGTAAATCCTGTTGGATCTGGAGATTCTACTGTAGCAGGGATTTCTTCAGGACTTCTTCATAAAGAATCGGATGCAGAATTACTCATCAAGGCAAATGTCCTTGGTATGCTCAATGCTCAAGAAAAAATGACTGGTCATGTCAACATGGCCAACTATCAAGCTCTATATGATCAATTAATAGTAAAAGAGGTATAA
- the lacD gene encoding tagatose-bisphosphate aldolase, producing MALTEQKRARLEKLSDEKGIISALAFDQRGALKRLMAQHQTEEPTVAQMEELKVLVADELTKYASSMLLDPEYGLPATKALDEKAGLLLAYEKTGYDTTSTKRLPDCLDVWSAKRIKEEGADAVKFLLYYDVDSSDELNQEKQAYIERIGSECVAEDIPFFLEILAYDEKIADAGSVEYAKVKPHKVIGAMKVFSDPRFNIDVLKVEVPVNIKYVEGFAEGEVVYTREEAAAFFKAQDEATNLPYIYLSAGVSAKLFQDTLVFAHESGANFNGVLCGRATWAGSVEAYIKDGEAAAREWLRTTGFENIDELNKVLQTTATSWKERV from the coding sequence ATGGCTTTAACAGAACAAAAACGTGCACGCTTAGAAAAACTTTCTGATGAAAAAGGTATCATCTCAGCTCTTGCTTTTGACCAACGTGGTGCTTTGAAGCGCCTCATGGCTCAACACCAAACAGAAGAACCAACTGTGGCTCAAATGGAAGAACTTAAAGTTTTGGTAGCAGATGAATTGACCAAATACGCTTCATCTATGCTTCTTGACCCTGAGTATGGACTTCCAGCAACTAAAGCTCTTGATGAAAAAGCTGGTCTTCTCCTTGCTTATGAAAAAACAGGTTATGACACAACAAGCACAAAACGCTTGCCAGACTGCTTGGATGTTTGGTCTGCAAAACGTATTAAAGAGGAAGGTGCAGATGCAGTTAAATTCTTGCTTTACTATGACGTAGATAGCTCAGACGAACTCAACCAAGAAAAACAAGCTTATATCGAACGCATCGGTTCAGAGTGTGTGGCTGAAGATATCCCATTCTTCCTTGAAATCCTTGCTTACGATGAAAAAATTGCTGACGCAGGTTCTGTAGAATACGCTAAAGTAAAACCACACAAAGTTATTGGTGCTATGAAAGTCTTCTCAGACCCACGCTTTAACATTGATGTCTTGAAAGTAGAAGTTCCTGTTAACATTAAATATGTTGAAGGCTTCGCTGAAGGTGAAGTAGTTTATACACGTGAAGAAGCAGCAGCATTCTTCAAAGCACAAGATGAAGCAACTAACTTGCCATACATCTACTTGAGTGCTGGTGTATCAGCTAAACTTTTCCAAGATACTCTTGTATTTGCTCATGAATCAGGTGCAAACTTCAATGGAGTTCTTTGTGGCCGTGCAACTTGGGCTGGATCAGTTGAAGCTTACATCAAAGATGGTGAAGCAGCAGCTCGCGAATGGCTTCGCACAACTGGATTTGAAAACATTGACGAACTCAACAAAGTTCTTCAAACAACAGCGACTTCATGGAAAGAACGCGTGTAA
- a CDS encoding PRD domain-containing protein — translation MYRILNPMNHNVSLVRNDKGEEVIVIGKGIAFGKKKGDLIAENQVEKIFRMKTEESRENFMALLKDVPLDFITVTYEIIDKLSKKYHYPIQEYLYVTLTDHIYCSYQALAQGRYKDSNLPDISAKYPVAFQIANEAFGIYRQKLTDNFPEDEIIRIAYHFINAEGENEVELVESIDKRKEILRNVEEVLKDYAIQRTKENNHFYDRFMIHLNYFLDYLDRSRDDNQSLLDMEDHIKQSYPKAFEIGSKIYDVITQHTGLDLYKSERVYLVLHIQRLLS, via the coding sequence ATGTATCGAATTCTAAATCCAATGAATCACAATGTCTCGCTTGTCAGAAATGATAAGGGAGAAGAGGTGATTGTAATTGGTAAGGGGATTGCATTTGGAAAGAAGAAGGGAGATTTGATTGCTGAAAATCAGGTTGAGAAAATCTTTCGGATGAAGACCGAAGAGTCCAGAGAAAACTTTATGGCTCTTCTCAAAGATGTTCCGCTTGATTTTATCACAGTGACTTATGAAATCATTGATAAGCTATCAAAGAAATATCACTATCCGATTCAAGAGTATCTCTATGTAACCTTGACAGATCATATTTACTGTTCTTATCAAGCTCTAGCACAAGGAAGGTACAAGGATAGTAATCTGCCAGATATTTCTGCTAAGTATCCTGTCGCTTTTCAAATCGCAAATGAAGCATTTGGAATTTATCGTCAAAAACTGACAGATAATTTTCCTGAGGACGAAATTATTCGGATTGCTTATCATTTCATTAATGCCGAAGGTGAAAATGAAGTGGAACTTGTGGAGTCGATTGATAAGAGGAAAGAAATTCTCAGGAATGTTGAAGAAGTTTTAAAAGATTACGCTATTCAACGTACAAAAGAGAATAATCATTTCTATGATCGCTTTATGATTCATTTGAATTATTTCTTGGATTATTTAGACAGATCTAGAGATGATAACCAATCACTTCTGGATATGGAAGACCATATTAAACAATCCTATCCAAAAGCGTTCGAAATTGGTTCCAAGATCTATGATGTGATTACGCAACATACGGGTCTTGATTTGTATAAAAGTGAACGAGTTTATCTAGTTCTACATATCCAACGTTTATTGTCATAA
- a CDS encoding PTS lactose/cellobiose transporter subunit IIA, with the protein MNREEVTLLGFEIVAYAGDARSKLLEALKAAEAGDFAKADSLVEEAGSCIAEAHHAQTSLLTKEAAGEDLAYSVTMMHGQDHLMTTILLKDLMHHLIELYKRGVK; encoded by the coding sequence ATGAATAGAGAAGAAGTAACATTGTTAGGTTTTGAAATCGTAGCCTATGCTGGCGACGCTCGTTCAAAACTATTGGAAGCCTTGAAGGCTGCTGAAGCTGGTGATTTTGCGAAAGCAGATAGCTTAGTCGAGGAAGCTGGTAGCTGTATCGCAGAGGCACACCATGCCCAAACAAGTCTATTGACTAAGGAAGCAGCTGGCGAGGATTTGGCTTATAGTGTAACCATGATGCACGGTCAAGATCACTTGATGACAACTATTTTGTTAAAAGATTTGATGCACCATTTAATTGAACTGTACAAGAGAGGAGTTAAATAA
- a CDS encoding lactose-specific PTS transporter subunit EIIC produces the protein MNKLIAFIEKGKPFFEKLSRNIYLRAIRDGFIAGMPVILFSSIFILIAFVPNSWGFQWSDEVVALLMKPYSYSMGILALLLAGTTAKSLTDSVNRSMEKTNQINYMSTLLAAIVGLLMLAADPIEGGFATGFLGTKGLLSAFLAAFVTVAIYKVCVKNNVTIRMPDEVPPNISQVFKDVIPFTLSVVSLYALDLLARHFVGASVAESIGKFFAPLFSAADGYLGITIIFGAFAFFWFVGIHGPSIVEPAIAAITYANAEVNLNLLQQGMHADKILTSGTQMFIVTMGGTGATLVVPFMFMWLTKSKRNRAIGRASVVPTFFGVNEPILFGAPLVLNPIFFIPFIFAPIANVWIFKFFIETLGMNSFTANLPWVTPGPLGIVLGTNFQFLSFALAALLIVVDVVIYYPFLKVYDEQILEEERSGKSNDELKDKVAANFNTAKADAILEKAGVEAAQNKIAEETNVLVLCAGGGTSGLLANALNKAAAEYNVPVKAAAGGYGAHREMLPEFDLVILAPQVASNFEDMKAETDKLGIKLAKTEGAQYIKLTRDGKGALAFVQAQFD, from the coding sequence ATGAACAAACTAATTGCATTTATTGAGAAAGGAAAACCTTTCTTTGAGAAATTATCTCGTAATATCTATCTTCGTGCTATTCGTGATGGTTTCATTGCAGGTATGCCTGTTATTCTCTTCTCAAGTATCTTTATCTTAATCGCCTTTGTACCAAACTCATGGGGCTTCCAATGGTCTGATGAAGTAGTGGCTCTATTGATGAAACCTTATAGCTATTCAATGGGTATTCTCGCACTTTTGCTAGCTGGTACGACTGCTAAATCATTAACAGACTCTGTTAACCGTAGCATGGAAAAAACCAACCAAATCAACTATATGTCAACTCTATTAGCTGCTATTGTTGGATTATTGATGTTGGCAGCTGATCCAATTGAAGGTGGCTTTGCAACAGGATTCCTAGGAACAAAAGGTTTGCTTTCAGCCTTCCTAGCAGCCTTTGTGACTGTAGCAATCTATAAGGTTTGTGTTAAGAACAATGTCACTATTCGCATGCCTGACGAAGTTCCACCAAATATCTCACAAGTATTTAAAGATGTGATTCCATTCACTCTATCAGTGGTTTCTCTTTATGCTCTTGATTTACTAGCTCGTCATTTTGTTGGTGCAAGTGTGGCAGAATCAATCGGTAAATTCTTTGCTCCATTATTCTCTGCAGCTGATGGTTACCTAGGTATTACCATTATCTTTGGTGCCTTTGCCTTCTTCTGGTTTGTTGGTATCCATGGTCCATCTATCGTTGAACCAGCTATCGCAGCTATTACCTATGCCAATGCCGAAGTCAACTTGAACCTTCTCCAACAAGGTATGCACGCTGACAAGATTCTTACTTCTGGTACACAAATGTTTATCGTTACCATGGGTGGTACTGGTGCGACACTGGTTGTTCCATTCATGTTCATGTGGTTAACAAAATCAAAACGTAACCGTGCAATCGGACGTGCTTCAGTAGTTCCAACTTTCTTTGGTGTAAATGAACCAATCTTGTTTGGTGCACCGCTTGTTTTGAACCCAATCTTCTTCATTCCATTTATCTTTGCTCCAATTGCAAACGTATGGATCTTTAAGTTCTTTATCGAAACACTTGGCATGAACTCATTTACTGCCAACCTTCCATGGGTTACTCCTGGACCTTTGGGGATTGTCCTTGGAACAAACTTCCAGTTCTTATCATTCGCTCTTGCTGCCCTTCTAATTGTGGTTGACGTTGTCATTTACTATCCATTCCTTAAAGTTTATGATGAACAAATTCTTGAAGAAGAGCGTTCAGGTAAATCTAATGATGAATTGAAAGACAAAGTTGCTGCAAACTTCAACACTGCAAAAGCGGATGCTATTCTTGAAAAAGCGGGTGTAGAAGCAGCACAAAATAAAATCGCTGAAGAAACAAATGTCCTCGTTCTCTGTGCTGGTGGAGGTACAAGTGGTCTCCTTGCAAATGCTTTGAACAAGGCAGCTGCAGAATACAATGTTCCTGTGAAAGCAGCAGCAGGTGGCTATGGTGCTCACCGTGAAATGTTGCCAGAGTTTGATCTTGTTATCCTTGCCCCTCAAGTTGCTTCAAACTTTGAAGATATGAAAGCAGAAACAGATAAACTCGGTATTAAACTTGCCAAGACAGAAGGCGCTCAATACATCAAATTAACTCGTGATGGAAAAGGTGCTCTTGCATTTGTACAAGCTCAATTCGATTAA
- the lacG gene encoding 6-phospho-beta-galactosidase — protein sequence MTKTLPKDFIFGGATAAYQAEGATHTDGKGPVAWDKYLEDNYWYTAEPASDFYNRYPVDLKLAEEYGVNGIRISIAWSRIFPTGYGQVNQKGVEFYHNLFAECHKRHVEPFVTLHHFDTPEALHSNGDFLNRENIEHFVDYAAFCFEEFPEVNYWTTFNEIGPIGDGQYLVGKFPPGIQYDLAKVFQSHHNMMVSHARAVKLYKDKGYKGEIGVVHALPTKYPLDPENPADVIAAELEDIIHNKFILDATYLGHYSEKTLAGVEAILAANGGSLDLREEDFEVLEAAKDLNDFLGINYYMSDWMEAFDGETEIIHNGKGEKGSSKYQIKGVGRRVAPDYVPRTDWDWIIYPQGLYDQIMRVKKDYPNYKKIYITENGLGYKDEFVDNTVYDDGRIDYVKQHLEVLSDAIADGANVKGYFIWSLMDVFSWSNGYEKRYGLFYVDFETQERYPKKSAHWYKKVSETQVIE from the coding sequence ATGACAAAAACATTACCAAAAGACTTTATTTTCGGTGGCGCTACAGCTGCTTATCAAGCAGAAGGTGCTACACATACTGATGGAAAAGGACCAGTTGCTTGGGATAAATATCTTGAAGATAACTACTGGTACACTGCAGAACCAGCCAGTGATTTTTACAATCGATATCCAGTTGACCTCAAACTAGCAGAAGAGTATGGTGTCAATGGTATTCGAATTTCTATTGCTTGGTCACGTATTTTCCCAACCGGTTACGGTCAAGTAAATCAGAAAGGTGTCGAGTTTTATCATAATCTATTTGCAGAGTGCCACAAACGTCATGTTGAGCCCTTTGTAACTCTTCATCACTTTGATACGCCAGAAGCTCTCCACTCAAATGGAGACTTCTTAAACCGTGAAAACATTGAACACTTTGTAGACTACGCGGCTTTCTGTTTTGAAGAATTCCCAGAAGTAAACTATTGGACAACCTTTAATGAAATTGGGCCAATAGGTGATGGTCAATACTTGGTTGGTAAATTCCCTCCAGGTATTCAGTACGACCTTGCTAAAGTTTTCCAATCGCACCACAATATGATGGTGTCTCATGCACGCGCTGTAAAACTATATAAAGATAAAGGATATAAAGGTGAAATTGGTGTTGTTCACGCTCTGCCAACCAAGTATCCTTTAGATCCTGAAAATCCTGCAGATGTTATTGCGGCAGAGTTGGAGGACATTATCCATAACAAATTTATCTTGGATGCAACTTATCTGGGTCACTACTCTGAAAAGACTCTGGCAGGGGTAGAGGCTATCTTGGCTGCCAATGGTGGTAGCTTAGATCTTCGTGAAGAAGATTTCGAAGTATTAGAAGCCGCAAAAGACTTGAATGACTTCCTTGGAATTAATTACTATATGAGTGACTGGATGGAAGCATTTGATGGAGAAACAGAAATCATCCATAATGGTAAAGGTGAAAAAGGAAGCTCTAAATACCAAATTAAAGGTGTTGGTCGTCGTGTAGCTCCTGACTATGTACCACGTACGGATTGGGATTGGATTATCTACCCTCAAGGTTTGTATGACCAAATCATGCGCGTGAAGAAAGATTATCCGAACTACAAGAAGATTTACATCACTGAAAATGGTCTTGGATATAAAGATGAGTTCGTTGATAACACTGTTTACGATGATGGAAGAATTGATTATGTGAAACAACACTTGGAAGTATTATCTGATGCTATTGCAGATGGAGCTAATGTAAAAGGTTACTTTATTTGGTCATTGATGGATGTCTTCTCATGGTCAAACGGTTATGAAAAACGTTACGGTCTCTTCTATGTAGACTTTGAAACTCAAGAACGTTATCCTAAGAAATCAGCTCACTGGTATAAGAAAGTATCAGAAACTCAAGTGATTGAGTAG
- a CDS encoding DUF3884 family protein, whose protein sequence is MFKDFIQSIYEKVYIINFDKCSQIPCLTNEELKKLGKWYVSTGKEWICHSDYELEEFKNIFLNFISPEERDNISFDSDFMPFQQS, encoded by the coding sequence ATGTTTAAAGATTTTATCCAATCAATTTATGAAAAAGTTTATATTATCAATTTTGATAAATGTTCTCAAATACCTTGTTTGACTAATGAGGAGCTGAAAAAACTTGGGAAATGGTATGTCTCTACCGGTAAAGAATGGATTTGCCATTCAGACTATGAGCTGGAAGAATTTAAAAATATCTTTTTAAATTTTATCAGTCCTGAAGAACGGGATAATATCTCCTTTGATTCAGATTTTATGCCGTTTCAACAATCATAA
- a CDS encoding DeoR/GlpR family DNA-binding transcription regulator, with product MLKQEKLDNILETVNTKGTITVKEIMTRLDVSDMTARRYLQELADKDLLVRVHGGAEKIRTGSILNNERSNIEKQSLQIAEKQEISRFAGHLIDEGETIFIGPGTTLESFARELPIDNIRVVTNSLPVFLILNERKLTDLILIGGNYRSITGAFVGTLTLQNLGNLQFSKAFVSCNGIQDNAIATFSEEEGESQRIALNNSNKKYLLADNSKFNKFDFYTFYNISDIDTIVSDSKLSKETFEQLSKQTKIILSKP from the coding sequence ATGTTAAAGCAGGAAAAACTAGATAATATTCTAGAAACGGTAAATACAAAAGGAACTATTACTGTAAAAGAAATCATGACTCGCTTGGATGTGTCAGATATGACTGCTAGACGCTACTTGCAAGAGTTAGCAGACAAGGATTTACTTGTTCGGGTGCACGGGGGAGCTGAGAAAATTCGCACAGGTTCTATTTTAAACAATGAACGTTCCAATATTGAAAAACAAAGCTTACAGATTGCAGAAAAACAAGAAATCAGCCGTTTTGCAGGCCATTTAATTGATGAGGGTGAAACCATTTTTATTGGTCCAGGGACAACCTTGGAATCTTTTGCCCGTGAACTTCCAATTGATAATATTCGTGTTGTAACAAACAGTTTACCAGTCTTTCTCATCTTAAACGAACGAAAACTAACAGATTTGATTTTAATAGGTGGAAACTATCGCTCTATCACTGGAGCCTTTGTCGGAACACTAACCTTGCAAAACTTGGGCAATTTACAATTTTCTAAAGCTTTCGTTAGCTGTAATGGCATTCAGGACAATGCGATTGCGACCTTTAGTGAAGAGGAAGGTGAATCTCAACGTATCGCCCTCAATAATTCCAATAAAAAATACTTACTAGCTGACAATAGTAAGTTCAATAAATTTGATTTTTATACCTTCTACAATATCTCTGATATTGACACCATCGTTTCAGACTCTAAACTGAGCAAAGAGACCTTCGAACAACTTTCAAAACAAACAAAAATTATTCTTTCTAAACCATAA
- the nrdF gene encoding class 1b ribonucleoside-diphosphate reductase subunit beta gives METYYKAINWNAIEDVIDKSTWEKLTEQFWLDTRIPLSNDLDDWRKLSNKEKDLVGKVFGGLTLLDTMQSETGVQALRADIRTPHEEAVFNNIQFMESVHAKSYSSIFSTLNTKAEIEEIFEWTNTNPYLQKKAEIVNEIYLNGSPLEKKVASVFLETFLFYSGFFTPLYYLGNNKLANVAEIIKLIIRDESVHGTYIGYKFQLGFNELPEEEQEKLKEWMYDLLYTLYENEEGYTESLYDGVGWTEEVKTFLRYNANKALMNLGQDPLFPDSADDVNPIVMNGISTGTSNHDFFSQVGNGYLLGEVEAMQDDDYNYGLD, from the coding sequence ATGGAAACTTACTACAAAGCCATTAACTGGAATGCCATCGAAGATGTCATCGACAAATCAACTTGGGAAAAGCTGACGGAGCAATTCTGGCTTGATACACGTATTCCCTTATCAAATGACTTGGATGACTGGAGAAAGTTATCAAACAAGGAAAAAGACCTGGTCGGTAAAGTCTTTGGTGGATTAACTCTCTTGGATACCATGCAATCTGAAACTGGGGTTCAAGCCCTTCGCGCAGACATCCGTACACCACATGAGGAAGCTGTTTTCAATAACATCCAATTTATGGAATCTGTCCACGCTAAATCATACTCATCAATCTTTTCTACCTTGAATACTAAGGCTGAGATTGAAGAAATTTTCGAATGGACTAACACCAATCCTTACCTACAAAAAAAGGCTGAGATTGTCAACGAAATCTACCTAAACGGTAGCCCACTTGAAAAGAAAGTTGCCAGCGTCTTTCTTGAAACCTTCCTCTTCTACTCTGGTTTCTTCACTCCCCTCTACTATCTTGGTAACAACAAACTAGCCAATGTTGCGGAAATTATCAAATTAATTATTCGTGATGAGTCTGTTCACGGAACCTACATTGGTTACAAATTCCAACTTGGTTTCAATGAATTACCTGAAGAAGAGCAAGAAAAACTCAAAGAATGGATGTACGATCTGCTATACACTCTCTACGAGAATGAAGAAGGTTATACAGAGAGCCTCTATGACGGTGTTGGTTGGACTGAAGAAGTCAAAACCTTCCTTCGCTACAATGCTAACAAGGCACTCATGAACCTGGGACAAGATCCACTCTTCCCAGATTCAGCTGATGATGTCAACCCAATCGTTATGAACGGTATTTCAACAGGAACTTCTAACCACGACTTCTTCTCTCAAGTCGGAAATGGTTACCTCCTTGGTGAAGTTGAAGCCATGCAAGACGATGATTACAACTACGGTTTAGACTAA
- the nrdE gene encoding class 1b ribonucleoside-diphosphate reductase subunit alpha, with amino-acid sequence MGLKHLEDVTYFRLNNEINRPVNGQIMLHKDKEALDAFFKENVVPNTMVFDSIKDKIDYLIEHNYIETAFIKKYRPEFLEELAQFIKEQNFQFKSFMAAYKFYNQYALKTNDGEYYLESMEDRVFFNALYFADGNEAVAIDIANEIIHQRYQPATPSFLNAGRARRGELVSCFLIQVTDDMNSIGRSINSALQLSRIGGGVGITLSNLREAGAPIKGYEGAASGVVPVMKLFEDSFSYSNQLGQRQGAGVVYLNVFHPDIIAFLSTKKENADEKVRVKTLSLGVVVPNKFYELARKNEEMYLFSPYSVEKEYGVPFNYIDITEKYDELVANPNIRKTKIKARDLETEISKLQQESGYPYVVNIDTANRANPVDGKIIMSNLCSEILQVQEPSLINDAQEFLQMGTDVSCNLGSTNVVNMMTSPDFGRSIRAMVRALTFVTDSSHIVAVPTIDHGNSQAHTFGLGAMGLHSYLAQQLIEYGSPESVEFTSIYFMLMNYWTLVESNNIARERGITFHNFEKSDYAKGSYFDKYITGEFVPKSDRVKELFKDVFIPSAADWAELRDKVQADGLYHQNRLAVAPNGSISYINDVSASIHPITQRIEERQEKKIGKIYYPAAGLSTETIPYYTSAYDMDMRKVIDVYAAATEHVDQGLSLTLFMRSDIPKGLYEWKKENKQTTRDLSILRNYAFNKGIKSIYYVRTFTDDGGEVGANQCESCVI; translated from the coding sequence ATGGGATTAAAACATCTTGAGGACGTGACTTATTTCCGTCTCAATAACGAAATCAACCGTCCTGTCAATGGACAAATCATGCTTCATAAAGATAAGGAAGCCTTGGATGCCTTCTTTAAAGAAAATGTAGTTCCAAATACTATGGTTTTTGATTCAATCAAAGATAAAATCGACTACCTGATTGAACACAACTACATCGAAACAGCCTTTATCAAGAAATACCGTCCAGAATTTTTGGAAGAATTGGCTCAATTTATCAAAGAACAAAACTTCCAATTCAAGTCTTTCATGGCTGCCTATAAGTTTTACAATCAATATGCCTTGAAGACAAACGACGGTGAATATTATCTTGAAAGTATGGAAGACCGCGTCTTCTTTAACGCCCTTTATTTCGCTGATGGCAATGAAGCTGTTGCAATCGATATTGCCAATGAAATCATCCACCAACGCTACCAACCTGCTACTCCTTCCTTCTTGAATGCTGGACGTGCTCGCCGTGGGGAGTTAGTATCTTGCTTCCTAATCCAAGTAACTGATGATATGAACTCTATCGGACGTTCTATCAACTCAGCTCTTCAACTTTCACGTATTGGTGGTGGTGTGGGAATTACTCTCAGCAACCTTCGTGAAGCTGGTGCTCCTATTAAAGGATATGAAGGAGCCGCTTCTGGTGTCGTTCCTGTTATGAAGCTTTTCGAAGATAGCTTCTCTTACTCTAACCAATTGGGGCAACGTCAAGGCGCTGGTGTTGTCTACCTCAACGTCTTTCACCCAGATATCATCGCCTTTCTTTCAACTAAAAAAGAAAACGCCGATGAAAAAGTTCGTGTTAAGACCCTTTCGCTCGGTGTTGTTGTCCCCAATAAATTCTACGAATTAGCGCGTAAAAATGAAGAAATGTACCTCTTCAGCCCTTATTCTGTCGAAAAAGAGTATGGTGTACCTTTTAACTACATCGACATTACTGAAAAATACGATGAACTAGTCGCAAATCCAAATATCCGCAAGACAAAAATCAAGGCGCGTGATTTGGAAACTGAAATCTCTAAATTGCAACAAGAGTCTGGTTACCCTTATGTAGTCAATATTGATACGGCTAACCGTGCAAATCCTGTTGATGGAAAAATCATCATGAGTAACTTGTGTTCTGAGATTCTTCAAGTTCAAGAACCAAGCTTGATCAACGATGCTCAAGAATTCCTTCAAATGGGAACAGACGTTTCATGTAACCTTGGTTCAACAAACGTGGTCAACATGATGACCTCACCTGACTTTGGTCGTTCTATCCGCGCTATGGTTCGTGCTTTGACATTCGTTACTGATAGTTCACACATCGTAGCTGTACCTACTATCGACCACGGAAATAGCCAAGCTCATACCTTTGGTCTTGGTGCCATGGGACTTCACAGCTACCTTGCCCAACAATTGATTGAATATGGATCTCCTGAATCGGTTGAATTTACAAGCATCTACTTTATGCTTATGAACTACTGGACTCTCGTGGAATCAAACAATATCGCACGGGAACGTGGTATTACCTTCCATAACTTTGAAAAATCAGACTATGCTAAGGGAAGCTACTTTGACAAGTATATTACAGGCGAGTTTGTTCCAAAATCAGACCGTGTTAAAGAACTTTTCAAAGATGTCTTTATCCCAAGTGCTGCTGACTGGGCTGAACTTCGCGACAAGGTTCAAGCAGATGGTCTTTACCACCAAAACCGCCTTGCTGTAGCTCCAAATGGTTCTATCAGCTACATCAACGACGTTTCTGCTTCTATCCACCCGATTACGCAACGTATCGAAGAACGCCAAGAGAAGAAAATCGGTAAAATCTACTACCCTGCTGCTGGCTTGTCAACAGAAACCATTCCTTACTACACTTCTGCTTACGACATGGATATGCGTAAAGTGATTGATGTTTACGCTGCTGCAACAGAGCACGTGGATCAAGGACTTTCACTCACTCTCTTCATGCGTAGTGACATTCCAAAAGGTCTTTACGAATGGAAAAAAGAAAACAAACAAACGACACGTGACTTGTCTATCCTTCGTAACTATGCCTTTAACAAGGGTATAAAGTCTATCTACTACGTCCGTACCTTTACAGATGACGGTGGAGAAGTTGGTGCTAACCAATGTGAAAGCTGTGTGATTTAA
- the nrdH gene encoding glutaredoxin-like protein NrdH, with translation MVTVYSKNNCVQCKMTKRFLDSNNVAYREINLDEQPEYIDQVKELGFSAAPVIQTPTEVFSGFQPGKLKQLA, from the coding sequence ATGGTAACCGTTTATTCTAAAAACAACTGTGTCCAATGTAAGATGACAAAGCGTTTCTTGGACAGTAATAATGTCGCTTATCGTGAAATCAATCTTGATGAGCAACCTGAGTACATCGATCAAGTTAAAGAGCTCGGTTTCAGCGCAGCTCCTGTTATCCAAACACCAACTGAAGTCTTTTCAGGTTTCCAACCAGGAAAACTGAAACAATTAGCATAA